In Porphyromonas cangingivalis, a genomic segment contains:
- a CDS encoding aminoacyl-histidine dipeptidase, whose amino-acid sequence MSQAIKDLNPKSVWSYFYDLTQIPRPTGQVKEVCAYVERVGKELGLETLTDEVGNVLIRKPATPGMEGRKIVTLQSHLDMVPQKNSHVTHDFSKDPIQPWIDGDWVKAKETTLGADNGIGAAMALAVMADKSLVHGPLEALFTIDEEVGMVGAFGLKPGFSKGDILLNLDSEEEGELFIGCAGGVDINVSLGYKDEEPAPEGDVAVLLKLSGLKGGHSGVDIHLGRGNANKMMFRFLKKAVEELSICVAWAEGGSLRNAIPREATALITVQKENASALWEMVSDFEDLYNKEYAGIEEGIKFVAEEHEMPKTIVPDAISNNVIHAIEACQNGVITYLSDFPGTVEASSSLAFVKLRDGALEVKFLTRSSSETRKYMVASSIESAFALIGAKVDFDAPYNGWQPNAHSYILEVMCDTYEKLYKVRPAVKVMHAGLECGIIQGVMPDMEMISFGPTIAHPHSPDEKVNIPTVAKTWDLLVAVLAAV is encoded by the coding sequence ATGTCACAAGCAATCAAAGATCTAAATCCTAAGTCCGTATGGAGCTACTTCTATGACCTTACACAGATACCTCGTCCTACAGGTCAGGTCAAGGAAGTATGCGCTTATGTCGAACGTGTAGGTAAGGAACTCGGACTCGAGACCTTGACGGACGAAGTCGGTAATGTCCTCATCCGCAAGCCTGCCACTCCGGGCATGGAGGGTCGTAAGATCGTCACCCTGCAATCACACTTGGATATGGTCCCTCAAAAGAATAGCCATGTCACTCATGACTTCTCCAAAGATCCCATACAGCCTTGGATCGATGGCGACTGGGTGAAGGCAAAGGAAACAACCCTCGGTGCAGACAATGGTATCGGTGCTGCCATGGCACTTGCTGTGATGGCAGATAAGAGCCTCGTGCACGGTCCGCTCGAAGCACTCTTTACCATCGACGAGGAAGTCGGTATGGTCGGAGCTTTCGGTCTCAAACCGGGTTTCTCCAAGGGTGACATCCTCCTCAATCTCGACTCCGAAGAGGAGGGCGAACTATTCATCGGCTGTGCCGGTGGTGTGGACATCAATGTCTCTCTCGGCTATAAGGATGAAGAGCCTGCTCCTGAAGGCGATGTGGCTGTCCTGCTCAAGCTCTCGGGGCTCAAGGGTGGTCACTCCGGTGTAGACATCCACTTGGGCAGAGGGAATGCGAATAAGATGATGTTCAGATTTTTGAAGAAAGCTGTCGAAGAACTCTCTATCTGTGTCGCTTGGGCTGAGGGTGGCTCGCTCCGCAATGCCATCCCTCGTGAGGCGACAGCACTCATCACTGTTCAGAAGGAGAATGCAAGTGCACTCTGGGAGATGGTCAGCGACTTCGAAGATCTCTACAATAAAGAATATGCCGGCATAGAGGAAGGTATCAAGTTCGTTGCCGAAGAGCACGAGATGCCTAAGACGATCGTCCCCGATGCCATCAGCAACAATGTCATCCATGCCATCGAGGCTTGTCAGAACGGTGTCATCACCTATCTGTCTGACTTCCCCGGTACGGTCGAGGCGTCTTCGAGCCTTGCATTCGTGAAGCTCAGAGATGGTGCTCTCGAGGTGAAGTTCCTCACTCGTAGTTCGTCCGAGACACGTAAGTACATGGTGGCTTCGTCCATCGAGAGTGCTTTTGCCCTCATCGGTGCGAAGGTGGACTTCGATGCGCCATACAATGGCTGGCAACCCAACGCACACTCATACATCCTCGAGGTGATGTGCGATACTTACGAAAAACTTTACAAGGTGCGTCCTGCCGTCAAAGTCATGCATGCCGGTCTGGAGTGCGGTATCATTCAAGGTGTGATGCCCGACATGGAGATGATCTCCTTCGGTCCTACCATCGCACACCCACACTCCCCCGACGAAAAGGTCAACATCCCTACTGTTGCAAAGACTTGGGATCTCCTCGTGGCTGTCCTTGCAGCGGTCTGA
- a CDS encoding MBL fold metallo-hydrolase: protein MTLTFLGHSTYLVDTGESYLLFDYYKDFAGCPPVASLLERDGDPLYIVCTHSHGDHYSHKVFDLPIRGRRVKYIFHTEVASVVPDEHLEDVLFVSTAEHFEIDERVSGRAYGSTDIGGSFYVEVKDPSAPRPVKLFHAGDLNNWHWNEEADAHYIGLYEGAYADELKLFGEFPIAPDLVMFPTDYRLGKDYLKGLSQFLEITSCRYVAPMHLNGSPREDERLDALCDRHGITLLFPFREGIKYSFTAEV, encoded by the coding sequence ATGACACTTACATTCTTGGGGCACAGCACCTACCTTGTAGATACAGGGGAGAGCTATCTCCTCTTTGACTACTACAAAGACTTCGCAGGCTGTCCGCCGGTCGCCTCCCTGCTGGAGAGGGACGGTGATCCGCTCTATATCGTATGTACCCATTCGCATGGCGATCACTACTCGCACAAGGTCTTCGACCTCCCCATACGTGGGCGTAGGGTGAAGTATATATTCCACACCGAGGTTGCTTCGGTCGTCCCCGACGAACACCTTGAAGATGTCCTCTTCGTGAGTACTGCCGAGCACTTCGAAATCGATGAGCGAGTGAGCGGTCGGGCTTACGGATCCACCGATATCGGAGGGTCGTTTTATGTCGAAGTCAAAGATCCTTCGGCACCTCGTCCCGTCAAACTCTTCCATGCCGGCGATCTCAACAACTGGCACTGGAACGAAGAGGCCGATGCTCACTATATCGGTCTGTATGAAGGTGCTTATGCCGATGAGCTCAAGCTTTTCGGAGAGTTCCCGATAGCTCCCGACCTTGTGATGTTCCCGACAGACTACCGTCTCGGGAAAGATTATCTCAAAGGCTTGAGCCAATTTTTGGAGATCACCTCATGTCGTTATGTCGCTCCCATGCATCTCAATGGTTCGCCACGAGAAGATGAGCGACTCGACGCCCTTTGCGATCGACATGGGATAACCCTCCTCTTCCCCTTCCGAGAGGGTATCAAGTATTCATTTACCGCTGAAGTTTAG
- the recO gene encoding DNA repair protein RecO yields the protein MLTDTSAVVLKAVRYSDTNCIVHTYTERFGSTSYLVSRSSGRKSGGLRALFLPLSVVQITTDHRPNKDIQRIREASILHTPMRPSVDPIANAIALFVAELLDRILRSSDCDPQLFAFVTDEIRRMEDVDARSMASFHLYFLGALSWRLGIMPDVEGYRRGDVLCCEEGRFRPAVGRHETERSEVSYLLHKMLTMPRQEGLVIDRNGRNKLLALLLQYFDHHFPGVSQLKSPRILQELFT from the coding sequence ATGCTGACGGATACCTCTGCCGTGGTTCTTAAAGCGGTGCGCTACTCAGACACCAACTGCATAGTACATACTTATACGGAGCGGTTTGGCTCCACATCTTACTTGGTCTCTCGATCCTCCGGACGTAAATCCGGAGGGTTGAGAGCTCTTTTTTTGCCCCTCAGTGTGGTGCAGATCACGACGGATCACCGTCCCAATAAGGACATCCAGCGCATACGTGAAGCCTCCATACTGCATACGCCGATGCGCCCATCCGTCGATCCCATTGCGAATGCCATAGCCCTCTTCGTGGCCGAACTCCTGGATCGCATCCTGCGCTCGAGCGACTGCGATCCACAGCTTTTTGCCTTTGTCACCGACGAGATCCGCCGGATGGAAGATGTCGATGCCCGGTCGATGGCTTCCTTTCATCTGTATTTCTTGGGTGCGTTGAGCTGGAGGCTTGGGATCATGCCCGATGTCGAGGGTTATCGGAGGGGAGATGTCCTCTGCTGCGAAGAGGGGAGGTTCAGACCTGCCGTCGGACGTCATGAGACCGAACGCTCCGAGGTGTCGTACCTCCTGCACAAGATGCTTACCATGCCCCGTCAAGAGGGACTTGTCATCGATCGCAACGGACGCAACAAACTCCTTGCTCTCCTTCTTCAGTATTTCGATCACCACTTCCCCGGGGTGTCACAGCTCAAATCTCCTCGCATACTGCAAGAACTTTTTACCTGA